A stretch of Mucilaginibacter terrae DNA encodes these proteins:
- a CDS encoding RecQ family ATP-dependent DNA helicase has product MNTITFIDTEVAEQTGRVYDYGGIKDKGNILHSASAHEFTSFISETQYICGHNILNHDVKFISGLLSQAGVQLENIIDTLYLSPLLFPAKPYHSLIKDDKLNYDEPNNPLNDAIKAKDLFYDEMAVFTQLPEDLKQIYYLLLKGQKEFSAFFRYLNYTVTIENIAIAIIKYFKNDVCNEANIEQLIAAHPVELAYCLALIKSENRSSITPRWVLINYPDVERLMFILRNKPCIAGCNYCNQALDAHLALKRFFGFDTYRQYAGEPLQLKAVEAAIHNQSFLAVFPTGGGKSITFQVPALMSGDRTRGLTVVISPLQSLMKDQVDNLEKVGITAAVTINGLLDPIERAKSFERVEDGSACMLYISPESLRSKSIERLLLGRKIARFVIDEAHCFSSWGQDFRVDYLYIGDFLKNIQEKKNLAEPIPISCFTATAKPKVIEDICVYFEEKLNLQLRRFTTSASRTNLHYKVLPKNDDDEKYATVRDLVTDYNCPAIIYVSRTKRAVTLADRLIADGLNARAYHGKMAANDKTANQNAFLSGEVQIMVATSAFGMGVDKKDVGVVIHHDISDSLENYVQEAGRAGRDEQIEADCYVLYNEEDLSKHFILLNQTRLSIKEIQQIWKAIKNITRLRATVSNSALEIARQAGWDDSVAEIETRVITAIAALEDAGYLKRGQNSPRVFANSILSPSAQDAITKINASALFTEKEKEKAIRIIKKLFSSKSRKRASEETAESRVDYISDHLGIVKDEVIRMINLMREESILADAKDLTAFIKQGDNIKNSLGIVEKFSKIERSLLPYFNDTAKTFNAKELNECLENEGCIGADTSKIKTLTNFWAIKNWIKKRNLPLSKYHFNACTIAPVSTIKDRMTKRHELAGFIVDYLYRKTENSKTDANAKNEVLVEFSVHELKEGYEQLGDGMFKRVTNIDEVEDSLFYLSRIEAIKIEGGFLVVYNRLTVERLEQDNKIRYKTEDYEKLKQYYESKIQQIHIVGAYAQKMLDDYREALQFVEDYFQLNYPSFLNRYFKGDRKKEIKLNITPTKFKQLFGELSPTQLNIIKNQDSKYIVVAAGPGSGKTKVLVHKLASLMLMEDVKHEQLLMLTFSRAAATEFKKRLLKLIGNSANYIEIKTFHSYCFDLLGKVGSLEKNDDILKSTTEKIRSKDIDLNRITKTVLVIDEAQDMSLDEFNLVSTLIAENEDMRVIAVGDDDQNIYEFRGADSKYLQQLADVNEAKKYELVDNYRSKSNLVDFANQFAITITNRLKSTPIVANKTDNGNIKIESYKHGNLIMPLVNDILNSPLKGTTCVLTQTNDEALQITGLLLKNGMQAKLIQSNDSFNLYNLAEIRHFVKMLNAHGDVAVLTEDAWENAKRQFGIQFKTSRNLAVCQKLLKDFEITHGKKKYKSDLDVFISESKLEDFYTGNGETIFVSTIHKAKGKEFNNVFLLLENLSVQTNELNRRIYVAITRAKQNLCIHTNSNYFDNISTHNLAFTKHSEPNPLPSQMAMHLTHKDVWLDYFNNTQTYLSNLTAGSNLIISGDECLTTDRKPVLKFSTEFLNRLKNFESKGYKPVNAVVNFVLHWQAENAQHEIKIVLPELYLQKM; this is encoded by the coding sequence TTGAATACTATTACCTTTATAGATACTGAAGTTGCCGAACAAACCGGAAGGGTTTACGACTATGGTGGTATTAAAGATAAAGGTAATATCCTTCATAGCGCTTCGGCACATGAATTTACCTCGTTTATATCCGAAACTCAATATATCTGCGGCCATAACATTTTAAATCATGATGTAAAATTCATTAGCGGCTTACTTAGCCAGGCAGGTGTGCAGCTGGAAAATATTATCGATACCCTTTACTTATCGCCACTCTTATTTCCCGCTAAACCTTATCACTCGTTGATTAAAGATGATAAGCTGAATTATGACGAGCCTAACAACCCACTTAATGATGCCATAAAAGCTAAAGACCTGTTTTATGATGAAATGGCAGTTTTTACACAATTACCCGAAGATTTAAAACAGATATACTACCTCTTATTAAAAGGGCAGAAAGAGTTTAGCGCATTTTTTAGATATTTAAACTATACAGTTACCATTGAAAATATTGCAATTGCGATTATTAAGTATTTTAAAAATGATGTATGTAATGAGGCTAATATCGAACAATTAATTGCCGCACACCCTGTAGAACTTGCGTATTGTTTAGCGCTTATTAAAAGTGAAAACCGCAGCTCGATAACCCCACGCTGGGTATTAATTAATTACCCAGATGTAGAGCGCCTGATGTTTATATTGAGAAACAAACCATGTATAGCTGGTTGTAATTATTGTAACCAGGCATTGGATGCGCATTTAGCGCTCAAGCGTTTTTTTGGATTTGATACATACAGACAGTATGCAGGTGAGCCTTTGCAGCTAAAAGCAGTAGAAGCTGCCATACATAACCAATCCTTTTTAGCGGTGTTTCCTACCGGCGGAGGTAAATCTATAACATTCCAGGTGCCGGCTTTAATGAGCGGCGACAGAACACGCGGACTTACCGTAGTTATATCGCCCTTGCAATCACTCATGAAAGACCAAGTGGATAACCTTGAAAAGGTAGGAATAACTGCTGCGGTAACTATAAATGGTTTGCTCGATCCTATTGAACGGGCTAAATCTTTTGAACGTGTAGAGGATGGTTCGGCTTGTATGTTGTATATATCGCCCGAGTCGTTGCGATCGAAAAGCATCGAACGCTTGCTGTTAGGCCGAAAAATTGCACGTTTTGTAATTGATGAAGCGCATTGCTTTTCATCATGGGGCCAGGATTTCAGAGTTGACTACCTATACATAGGAGACTTTCTTAAAAACATCCAGGAAAAGAAAAACCTCGCTGAACCGATACCCATATCCTGTTTCACGGCAACGGCCAAACCTAAGGTAATAGAAGACATATGTGTTTATTTTGAAGAAAAGCTGAATTTACAACTCCGCCGGTTTACCACTTCGGCATCGCGCACTAATCTTCATTATAAAGTTCTACCCAAAAACGATGATGACGAAAAATATGCAACTGTTAGAGATTTGGTTACCGATTATAATTGCCCAGCTATTATATATGTATCGAGGACTAAAAGAGCGGTTACACTGGCCGACCGTTTAATTGCCGATGGGCTTAACGCCCGAGCCTATCATGGCAAAATGGCGGCTAACGATAAAACGGCTAATCAAAACGCTTTTCTTTCGGGCGAGGTGCAAATCATGGTTGCCACATCGGCTTTTGGAATGGGTGTAGATAAGAAGGACGTAGGTGTGGTGATACATCACGATATATCAGATTCTTTAGAAAATTATGTGCAGGAAGCAGGTCGGGCCGGGCGCGATGAACAAATTGAGGCCGACTGCTATGTGCTTTATAACGAAGAAGACCTGAGTAAGCATTTTATATTACTTAACCAAACCCGGCTTTCCATTAAAGAAATACAGCAGATATGGAAAGCCATTAAAAATATTACCCGGTTGCGCGCAACGGTATCAAACTCGGCATTGGAAATTGCGCGCCAAGCTGGGTGGGACGATAGCGTGGCCGAAATTGAAACCCGTGTTATTACTGCCATAGCTGCACTGGAGGATGCAGGCTATTTAAAACGCGGTCAAAATTCACCAAGGGTGTTTGCCAACAGTATCCTGTCGCCAAGTGCACAAGACGCCATTACTAAAATAAACGCTTCTGCACTATTTACAGAGAAGGAAAAAGAAAAAGCCATTCGCATTATCAAAAAGCTATTTTCGAGCAAGAGCCGTAAACGGGCATCCGAAGAAACTGCCGAATCGAGGGTGGATTACATTAGCGACCATCTGGGTATTGTAAAAGACGAGGTGATCAGGATGATAAATCTCATGCGTGAAGAAAGTATTTTGGCTGATGCCAAAGACCTTACCGCATTTATTAAACAGGGCGACAACATAAAAAACTCGCTCGGCATTGTTGAAAAATTTAGCAAAATAGAAAGGAGTCTGCTGCCTTACTTTAACGATACAGCCAAAACATTTAATGCTAAAGAACTTAACGAATGTTTGGAAAATGAAGGTTGCATAGGAGCTGATACCAGCAAAATAAAAACACTCACCAACTTTTGGGCTATTAAAAACTGGATTAAAAAACGAAACCTTCCACTTTCTAAATATCACTTTAATGCCTGTACAATTGCTCCTGTATCAACCATAAAAGATAGAATGACTAAGCGGCACGAGTTAGCCGGATTTATAGTGGATTATTTATATCGTAAAACAGAGAATTCAAAAACAGATGCCAACGCTAAAAACGAAGTTTTGGTTGAGTTTTCGGTTCATGAACTCAAGGAGGGTTACGAGCAATTGGGAGACGGTATGTTTAAGCGGGTTACCAATATTGATGAGGTTGAAGACTCCTTATTTTACTTGTCACGGATTGAGGCCATCAAAATTGAAGGCGGATTTTTAGTAGTATATAACAGGCTCACTGTTGAGCGACTGGAACAAGACAATAAGATACGTTATAAAACCGAGGATTATGAAAAGCTGAAACAGTACTATGAAAGCAAGATACAGCAAATTCATATTGTAGGTGCATATGCCCAAAAGATGCTTGACGATTACCGCGAGGCACTACAGTTTGTAGAAGATTACTTTCAACTAAATTACCCGTCGTTTTTAAACAGGTACTTTAAAGGAGACCGCAAAAAGGAGATTAAGCTCAATATCACACCAACAAAATTCAAACAGCTTTTTGGCGAGTTATCCCCTACCCAACTTAATATTATTAAAAACCAGGATTCGAAATATATTGTGGTTGCGGCCGGTCCGGGAAGCGGAAAAACCAAAGTATTGGTTCATAAACTTGCTTCGTTAATGTTAATGGAAGACGTAAAGCACGAGCAGCTACTCATGCTCACTTTTTCGCGGGCTGCTGCTACCGAGTTTAAGAAAAGGCTGTTAAAACTAATAGGCAACTCGGCTAATTACATAGAAATTAAAACGTTTCATTCCTACTGCTTTGATTTATTAGGCAAGGTTGGCAGTCTCGAAAAAAATGATGACATTTTAAAAAGTACCACCGAAAAAATACGAAGCAAGGATATTGATCTTAACCGTATTACCAAAACAGTTTTGGTAATTGATGAAGCCCAGGACATGTCTCTCGATGAGTTCAACCTTGTTAGCACCCTCATTGCAGAAAATGAAGATATGCGGGTAATTGCCGTTGGCGATGACGACCAGAATATATACGAGTTTCGCGGGGCTGATTCGAAATATTTACAACAACTGGCTGATGTAAACGAGGCCAAAAAATATGAATTGGTAGACAATTATCGCAGTAAAAGTAATTTGGTTGATTTTGCCAATCAATTTGCTATCACCATTACTAACAGGCTTAAAAGCACACCTATTGTTGCCAACAAAACCGATAACGGTAATATAAAAATTGAAAGTTATAAGCATGGTAACCTTATTATGCCGCTGGTGAACGATATTTTAAATTCACCATTAAAAGGCACTACCTGTGTACTTACCCAAACTAACGACGAGGCACTGCAAATAACCGGCTTACTTTTAAAAAACGGTATGCAGGCCAAACTCATACAAAGCAACGATAGCTTTAACCTTTACAATTTGGCCGAAATAAGGCACTTTGTTAAAATGCTGAATGCCCATGGTGATGTAGCCGTATTGACGGAAGATGCCTGGGAAAATGCTAAACGCCAGTTTGGTATTCAATTTAAAACCAGCAGAAATCTGGCTGTTTGCCAAAAACTGTTAAAAGACTTTGAAATCACCCACGGCAAAAAGAAATACAAATCGGATCTGGATGTTTTTATAAGCGAATCGAAACTGGAAGACTTTTATACCGGCAATGGCGAAACCATTTTTGTATCAACCATTCATAAAGCTAAGGGCAAAGAGTTTAATAACGTTTTTTTGCTGCTTGAAAACCTTTCAGTTCAAACCAATGAGCTAAACAGGCGCATATACGTTGCTATTACACGTGCCAAACAAAACCTCTGTATTCATACTAACAGTAATTATTTTGATAACATTAGTACGCATAACTTAGCATTTACCAAACATAGCGAGCCCAACCCCTTACCCTCACAAATGGCCATGCACCTTACACACAAAGATGTTTGGCTCGACTATTTTAACAATACACAAACATACCTATCAAACCTTACAGCTGGTAGTAATTTAATCATAAGCGGTGACGAATGTTTGACCACAGATCGCAAACCTGTACTTAAATTTTCGACCGAGTTTTTAAACCGGCTAAAAAACTTTGAAAGCAAAGGCTATAAACCTGTAAATGCAGTTGTAAATTTTGTACTACACTGGCAGGCCGAAAACGCCCAGCATGAAATAAAAATTGTGCTGCCCGAGCTTTATCTTCAAAAGATGTAA
- the kdsA gene encoding 3-deoxy-8-phosphooctulonate synthase, with amino-acid sequence MTLFEQLQQKPFFILGPCVMESQELLYEVAEQVARVKQQYNIPVVFKSSFDKANRTSVNSYRGPGIDKGMEMLQKVKERFDLPLITDIHESYQAAIAAEVCDILQIPAFLCRQTDLLVAAAQTGKIVNVKKAQFLSGQDMFYPAQKVVEAGNTQVILTERGNMYGYNNLAVDFRNIHDMKAFGYPVCMDCTHSVQRPGGAGGKTGGDRTFVPMMAQAAKAFGADGYFMEIHPDPDNALSDGPNMVKLQDLDKIIEPLLRF; translated from the coding sequence ATGACTCTTTTTGAACAATTGCAGCAAAAGCCCTTCTTTATTTTAGGCCCATGTGTGATGGAAAGCCAGGAGTTGCTTTACGAGGTTGCCGAGCAGGTTGCCCGTGTAAAGCAGCAATACAATATCCCTGTGGTATTCAAATCATCGTTTGATAAGGCTAACCGTACATCGGTAAACTCATACCGCGGACCGGGTATTGATAAGGGCATGGAGATGCTTCAAAAAGTAAAAGAACGTTTTGATTTACCATTAATTACCGATATACACGAGAGCTACCAGGCAGCCATTGCTGCAGAGGTGTGCGATATTTTGCAGATACCGGCATTCCTTTGCCGCCAAACTGATTTGTTGGTAGCCGCTGCCCAAACCGGTAAAATTGTAAACGTAAAAAAAGCACAGTTCTTATCCGGTCAGGATATGTTTTACCCGGCACAAAAGGTGGTTGAAGCCGGCAATACACAAGTGATATTAACCGAGCGCGGCAACATGTACGGGTATAATAACCTGGCAGTCGATTTCAGGAATATACACGATATGAAAGCCTTTGGCTACCCGGTTTGTATGGATTGTACCCACTCGGTACAACGCCCGGGTGGTGCTGGTGGCAAAACCGGTGGCGACCGTACCTTTGTACCCATGATGGCACAAGCCGCCAAAGCTTTTGGTGCCGATGGCTATTTCATGGAAATTCACCCCGACCCAGACAATGCACTGAGCGACGGCCCCAACATGGTTAAGCTACAGGATTTAGATAAAATTATTGAACCGTTACTGAGATTTTAG
- a CDS encoding glycoside hydrolase family 28 protein — protein sequence MLKSILKYAFAVLLGVSSFTSTYAQTEGWAKLDGIIAKIKAPTFPKRMFFVKNYGADATGKKNCSTAIKAAIEACHKAGGGSVIVPAGKYLTGPVYLKSNVNLHLEKGATLLFSTKPDDYLPLVPTRWEGVELMNYSPLVYAYKEKNIAVTGEGVLDGQANAQNWWPWKGKKEYGFKNGDPSQVDKANRPALFAMAEKDVPMAERKFGNGHYLRPQFVQPYLCTNVLIEGIRVINSPMWILNPVLCNNVTINKVTVESEGPNTDGCDPESCKNVLIKDCYFNTGDDCIALKSGRNSDGRRINIPCENVVIQGCTMANGHGGVVIGSEISGGAKNIFAENCTMNSPELDRALRIKTSSARGGIIQNIYLRNIKVGQVKQEAILVTMFYEDTGNFMPLIRNIEVSNMEVKNGGNTGVVIEGYKKQPVQNLRLSNVTINNVKKAYSIANLTGLQLNNVLVNGSLLKTDQVKISDADKKTD from the coding sequence ATGTTAAAAAGCATACTTAAATACGCATTTGCAGTTTTGCTTGGTGTAAGTAGTTTTACAAGTACTTACGCTCAAACTGAAGGGTGGGCAAAGTTAGATGGCATTATAGCCAAGATCAAGGCCCCTACATTTCCTAAACGTATGTTTTTTGTGAAGAATTATGGTGCCGATGCTACGGGTAAAAAAAATTGCAGCACAGCCATAAAAGCTGCCATTGAGGCTTGCCATAAAGCGGGCGGAGGAAGTGTGATTGTACCCGCAGGTAAATATTTAACCGGACCGGTATACTTAAAAAGTAATGTAAACCTGCACCTCGAAAAAGGTGCAACGCTGTTATTCTCAACCAAACCTGATGACTATTTGCCTTTAGTGCCCACCCGCTGGGAAGGGGTAGAGCTGATGAACTACTCACCGCTGGTATACGCATACAAAGAAAAAAACATAGCCGTAACCGGCGAGGGGGTGTTAGACGGGCAAGCCAACGCGCAAAACTGGTGGCCGTGGAAAGGTAAAAAGGAATACGGTTTCAAAAACGGCGACCCAAGCCAGGTTGATAAAGCTAACCGCCCGGCACTGTTTGCCATGGCCGAGAAAGATGTACCCATGGCGGAGCGTAAGTTTGGTAACGGGCATTACCTGCGTCCGCAGTTTGTGCAGCCCTACTTGTGTACCAACGTGCTGATAGAGGGTATACGAGTCATTAATTCGCCTATGTGGATATTAAACCCGGTGTTATGCAATAATGTTACCATTAACAAAGTAACAGTTGAAAGTGAAGGGCCAAACACCGATGGTTGCGACCCTGAATCGTGCAAGAACGTGCTGATCAAGGATTGCTACTTTAATACGGGTGACGATTGTATTGCGCTCAAATCGGGACGTAACAGTGATGGTCGTCGTATCAATATCCCGTGCGAAAATGTGGTGATACAAGGTTGTACCATGGCTAACGGGCACGGTGGCGTAGTAATAGGTAGTGAAATTTCGGGCGGAGCCAAAAATATATTTGCCGAAAACTGCACCATGAACAGTCCGGAGCTTGACCGTGCCCTGCGTATAAAAACAAGTTCGGCACGTGGTGGTATCATACAAAATATTTACCTGCGCAACATTAAAGTAGGCCAGGTAAAACAGGAAGCTATACTGGTTACCATGTTTTACGAAGATACCGGCAATTTTATGCCGCTCATCCGCAATATTGAAGTAAGCAATATGGAGGTTAAAAACGGCGGCAATACCGGCGTGGTTATTGAAGGTTACAAAAAGCAGCCTGTACAAAACCTGCGCCTCAGCAATGTGACTATTAATAATGTAAAAAAAGCTTATAGTATAGCCAACCTCACCGGCTTGCAGCTAAACAATGTTTTGGTTAATGGCAGCCTTTTAAAAACTGATCAAGTGAAGATTAGTGACGCAGATAAGAAAACGGATTAA
- a CDS encoding NAD-dependent succinate-semialdehyde dehydrogenase, translating to MNITSVNPANGKTIKSYPTHTPNELNNKITQTHQAWLQWRNSEPLHRAQLLHELAATLIKRKDELAELMALEMGKPIKQGAAEIDKCAAVCTYYADNAESFLKDQPIETEAQKSFVTFNPIGVVLAVMPWNFPFWQVFRFLAPALAAGNCGVLKHASNVPGCALIIEDMVREAGFPADVFKTLLVGSDQVEAIIENPLVKAVTLTGSTNAGIKVAQKAGSVLKKTVLELGGSDAYIILEDADLEMAATACTDSRLINSGQSCIAAKRFIVVEPVAEKFTQLMLEKMKAKRMGDPLNADTEVGPQARVDLRDELHEQVQQSIKAGAQCILGGEIPEGENAFYPPTILTKVKKGMPAHDDELFGPVAAIIIAKDEADAINIANDSVFGLGGAVFTQDVARGEHIAASQLEAGSCFVNSLVKSDPRLPFGGIKQSGYGRELGMFGIHEFVNIKTVYVK from the coding sequence ATGAATATTACATCTGTAAATCCGGCTAACGGTAAAACTATAAAATCATATCCTACTCATACGCCCAATGAGTTGAATAATAAAATAACTCAAACGCATCAGGCCTGGCTGCAATGGCGCAATAGCGAACCATTGCACCGTGCCCAATTACTTCATGAGCTTGCGGCCACATTAATTAAACGTAAAGACGAACTTGCCGAACTTATGGCGCTTGAAATGGGCAAACCTATAAAACAAGGCGCTGCCGAAATTGATAAGTGCGCAGCGGTTTGCACCTATTACGCTGATAATGCCGAAAGCTTTTTAAAAGATCAACCTATTGAAACCGAGGCGCAAAAAAGTTTTGTAACCTTTAATCCAATAGGCGTAGTATTGGCGGTAATGCCCTGGAATTTCCCTTTTTGGCAAGTGTTCCGCTTTTTGGCGCCTGCATTAGCAGCCGGTAATTGCGGTGTACTTAAGCATGCCAGCAACGTGCCGGGTTGTGCTTTAATTATTGAAGATATGGTACGAGAGGCGGGTTTCCCTGCTGATGTGTTTAAAACCTTGTTAGTAGGTAGCGATCAGGTGGAAGCTATTATCGAAAACCCTTTAGTTAAAGCGGTAACACTAACCGGTAGCACTAATGCCGGCATTAAAGTAGCGCAAAAGGCTGGCTCGGTTTTAAAAAAGACCGTGCTTGAACTGGGCGGTAGCGATGCCTATATTATATTGGAAGATGCCGACCTGGAAATGGCCGCCACCGCCTGCACCGATAGCCGCCTTATTAACAGCGGACAAAGCTGTATAGCCGCTAAACGTTTTATAGTGGTTGAACCTGTTGCCGAAAAATTCACTCAACTGATGCTCGAAAAAATGAAAGCCAAACGCATGGGCGATCCACTGAATGCCGACACCGAGGTTGGTCCGCAGGCAAGGGTTGATTTGCGTGATGAATTGCATGAGCAGGTACAGCAATCAATTAAAGCCGGAGCCCAATGCATTTTAGGTGGCGAAATTCCTGAAGGAGAAAACGCTTTCTACCCTCCTACTATATTAACCAAGGTAAAAAAAGGTATGCCCGCACATGATGATGAATTATTTGGCCCGGTTGCAGCCATCATTATTGCGAAAGATGAGGCCGATGCCATCAACATAGCTAACGACAGTGTATTTGGCCTTGGCGGTGCTGTATTTACCCAGGATGTTGCACGCGGCGAACACATTGCCGCAAGCCAACTGGAAGCGGGTTCATGCTTCGTAAACTCGCTGGTAAAGTCAGACCCTCGTTTGCCTTTCGGCGGCATCAAACAATCGGGCTATGGCCGCGAACTGGGTATGTTTGGCATTCATGAGTTTGTGAATATAAAAACGGTGTATGTAAAATAG
- the mnmA gene encoding tRNA 2-thiouridine(34) synthase MnmA has protein sequence MSKHGRILVAMSGGVDSSVAAIMLHEQGYEVIGLTMKTWDYASAGGSSKETGCCSLDSINDARALAVGYGFPHYILDIRSEFGNYVIDNFVDEYLAGRTPNPCVLCNTHIKWEALLKRADKLDCEFIATGHYANIRQQDSGRYVVSKGRDENKDQSYVLWGVSQENLSRTKFPLGSFTKAEIRQMALDYGQVELAGKSESYEICFVPDNDYRAFLRHKVEDLDQRVGPGNFVLADGTVVGKHHGYPFYTIGQRKGLGVAFGHPMFVTHINAHNNTVVLGVAEELQRKEAWVRDLNLIKYESITEPLEAVTKIRYKDAGSESSIVQMGEHMKVDFHHNVSGIAPGQSAVFYEGSDLLGGGFLM, from the coding sequence ATGAGTAAGCACGGTAGAATTTTAGTGGCCATGAGTGGTGGTGTGGATAGTTCGGTAGCGGCAATTATGCTGCACGAGCAGGGCTACGAGGTTATCGGGCTTACCATGAAAACCTGGGACTATGCTTCGGCAGGTGGCAGTTCAAAAGAAACCGGCTGTTGCAGTCTGGACAGTATTAACGATGCCCGTGCTTTGGCCGTGGGTTATGGCTTTCCGCATTATATATTAGATATACGCAGCGAGTTTGGCAATTACGTGATCGACAATTTTGTTGACGAGTATTTGGCCGGTCGTACACCTAACCCATGCGTTTTGTGCAACACCCACATTAAATGGGAGGCCCTGCTTAAACGCGCCGATAAGCTCGACTGTGAGTTTATTGCCACTGGGCACTATGCAAATATACGCCAGCAAGATAGCGGTCGTTACGTGGTTTCTAAGGGCCGCGACGAGAATAAAGATCAATCATATGTACTTTGGGGCGTATCGCAAGAGAATCTTTCCCGTACCAAATTCCCATTAGGTAGCTTCACCAAAGCCGAAATACGTCAAATGGCGCTTGATTACGGACAGGTTGAACTGGCCGGCAAAAGCGAGAGCTACGAGATATGCTTTGTACCCGATAATGATTACCGTGCATTTCTTCGCCATAAGGTTGAAGATTTAGACCAACGTGTTGGTCCAGGTAACTTTGTACTGGCTGATGGAACCGTTGTGGGTAAACATCATGGCTATCCGTTTTATACCATTGGACAGCGTAAAGGTTTAGGTGTAGCTTTTGGTCACCCAATGTTTGTTACGCACATTAATGCGCATAATAATACGGTAGTTTTAGGCGTGGCCGAAGAACTGCAACGTAAAGAAGCATGGGTGCGCGATTTGAACCTTATTAAGTACGAAAGCATTACAGAGCCTTTAGAAGCCGTAACCAAAATACGCTATAAAGATGCAGGCTCCGAAAGCAGCATCGTACAAATGGGAGAGCACATGAAAGTTGATTTTCATCACAACGTTTCGGGCATTGCGCCGGGGCAATCGGCCGTGTTTTACGAAGGTAGCGACCTGCTTGGCGGCGGCTTCCTGATGTAG
- a CDS encoding KpsF/GutQ family sugar-phosphate isomerase has product MQDIAQRVFKDEIESLQEAAALIDGQFTQAVEAILQHNGKVIITGAGKSGLIGKKIAATLASTGTPSFFMHPTEAFHGDLGMVGKNDAVLLISYSGETDEVIKIIPFLKWNQNKTISITGNPKSTIARNTDLHLNVHITHEACALKLAPTSSTTATLVMGDALAVALMEARQFQPEDFARFHPGGSLGRKLLVKVKDIMRTDNLPFIDVNASFTEVLMRMSEGRLGMVIVGTTDDVKGVVTDGDLRRALLRNPDTSAQTVKGMMSENPVIINEEELINRAEELMIDRKITTILVGLAESRTVKGIYQIYSR; this is encoded by the coding sequence ATGCAAGATATTGCCCAACGCGTATTTAAAGATGAGATAGAATCGTTGCAGGAAGCTGCAGCATTAATTGACGGGCAGTTTACGCAAGCTGTTGAGGCTATTTTGCAGCATAATGGCAAGGTAATTATAACCGGCGCGGGCAAATCGGGGTTGATTGGTAAAAAAATAGCCGCAACATTAGCCAGCACAGGTACGCCCAGCTTTTTCATGCACCCTACCGAGGCTTTTCATGGCGATTTGGGCATGGTAGGTAAAAATGATGCGGTGCTGCTTATCTCCTACTCAGGCGAAACCGATGAGGTGATCAAAATTATTCCCTTCCTGAAATGGAACCAAAATAAGACCATTAGTATAACCGGCAATCCAAAATCTACTATTGCCCGAAATACCGATTTACATTTAAATGTACACATCACCCATGAGGCTTGTGCATTAAAATTAGCGCCTACCTCTTCAACCACGGCAACGCTCGTAATGGGTGATGCATTGGCCGTTGCGCTCATGGAAGCCCGTCAATTTCAGCCTGAAGACTTTGCACGCTTTCATCCAGGCGGCAGTTTGGGACGTAAGTTACTGGTGAAAGTAAAAGACATCATGCGTACCGATAACTTGCCTTTTATTGATGTAAATGCATCATTTACCGAAGTGCTCATGCGTATGTCGGAAGGCCGCTTAGGGATGGTAATTGTAGGTACCACTGATGATGTAAAAGGCGTAGTAACCGACGGAGACTTACGTCGCGCTCTTTTGCGTAATCCGGATACATCAGCTCAAACTGTTAAGGGCATGATGAGCGAAAATCCGGTAATCATAAACGAGGAAGAACTTATTAACAGGGCTGAGGAATTAATGATAGACCGCAAGATCACCACCATTTTGGTAGGCTTGGCCGAGAGCCGCACTGTAAAAGGCATTTACCAGATATACTCGCGCTAA